From Hypomesus transpacificus isolate Combined female chromosome 3, fHypTra1, whole genome shotgun sequence:
TACATCGCAGGCTCAGGGATTTCACTCGGTCCCCAGAGGGTCGTGAGAGGTCAAATTCTACATGGATTCCTATAGAAAATTGAAGAGAAGGATATTAAGACATTATGCACCGAAATAATCCTCCAGAATCTGAAATACAATACAACCACAACCCTCGCTGGAAAGAAACATAATATTCAAACATACGTTGCTAACAGCCCCAAAATCCATAATTATAAGCCATAAGTGGACAAATTGAACTATTATTGCCCGATCCTCAACTTACTTCTCCTTTACTGCCTTGACATGGACCTGACTGACCTGAAACTTGGAGGAATTCTCCAGAGTTACTGCCATATCTCCTGACTGAGTGTTCAAAAGCCTTTTTCAGAGTTGAGCCCTTCAGTTGGACCAGGTCAAAGGTAATGCCAAACGGTAAGACTGAAAGAACTTCCTCCATGGTGATGGTTCCTGTAAGCAATGCATCACAGTAACACATTGAAGTCTTTGCCTCATATGTCACATGGAATTTCACAAAGATGGCACTTATGTATTATGTATGGAGTTACTGCTAGCAATACATAATACATTGCCAGCAATGCACAATATAGGTGTATACCGTATTTTCCAGACTATAAGTCACACTGTGACATAtattccgaaaaatacggtactgtatgtgtgtttgtgtgtaaatgtgtgaatgtgaagggggagagggcagTGTTAGGGTTATCACATGACTTTGCATCGACATGAGCAAGATACATGAGTTATTTATGAGATGTACATGACCGAGAAGTGACTTACCATTTTTGTAGCGTTCATCTATTGAATTTCTTATGGCTCCACTGTTCAGGATGCACAAGCCCACGTGATTCCACTGGACCTCATCTGAATACTTGATGTTGTGATTAATCTAGGGAGAGCAATTTGGAAACTACATTTAAAATACAAAAGCCTGCATCGCTTCTCAGTCAGATACTAATAAACGACTTGATTTATGGTGAGAAAGTCAACCAACAGCAGTGATGTTAATTTTGTTGCCCCAGCCACTGAGGAAACAGAAAATATGTCCAATAAAGTACATAGTTTAATTGGAAACACATATTGTAGAATTAGACTTTCTTATATTATTCTGACAGGAAAAGGCACAAACAtgaccatgccccccccccccccccccccctccccccccccccccctccccccccccgagacCTGGAATTTTTTGTTGATCATTTTACATAACGTAAGAGTTCAGGAGGATATGGTAACAGCAGGGTGTTTGGCTGTACACTCAACATTTCAGACAATGTTGAACGGACAGTTCATCCATAACAAGTTTACAACAGTTATTTGAATAGTTATGTATCACTTATGATCATACTTTGTTGCTGCACAATGAAGCATCCAATGGGATGAATCTATGAATGGCTTCGGCCTCACCTGTGTGGACTTTCTGGCCACTTCTAACAGACCCTGACTGTctatttcttttgtttttttgtgattCCAGTATGTCTGTCATTTGTCCAACCAGAATACACAGCCATTGGACCTCAGTTTAACAAATCTGTAAACCTGATTGGTTGATGATAATGAGGAAGACTCTACACGTGTCACTCACCATAGCGTCACAGATTAGGTTTCCAAGGTTGCACTCTCTGAAGCGACACTCTTCAAAGGTACCATTGAGGTACACTAAGGTCTTTCCCACAAACTCTGAAGAGAACTGGGCCAGGTTCttcttccactcctccacctcagcCAGAATACCTGCGTCTGAAACAAGTGTTTCCAAGTAACAGTAGTAGTCATAACCTCTACTCTTGAAGCAAATCATTGACAATGTTATGACTGcctgcagctacacctggaTTCACCTTCTTTTTGTACATTGAAATACattaatatttcaattttaaagagatGAATTCAAAACAAACATATTCGGTGATGTTTAAATTTCAAAATTAAGTATTCAataccttttaaaattcaaaacatgtcactgatttgcttccatactctACTAACATATTTGGGTGTACCACAGCTTCAGCATGACAGCACTATTTTGTCAACAGTCTAACCAGCTTTGGTATCTAAGGGTGGCAGGTTACCCTGGGCAATGTTGCTATCCAGCAGGATGGGGTTCCCAGCAGCCTTCAGCACGTTCCCTtttgggtcaaaggtcaccttaAGGTATCCCAAGTATTTCCCAAAAGCGAAAGCCTGGACCACCGGCACGTTTCTCCCATCCTCTGACCGCACCATGAATGGATAGGGACCTGCGGGAACCTCTGAGGATGGGGCGTTGCCTGACAGATCAGACAGACTTGTGTTTAGAGAAACAGGGCCATGTACATTCATACTGTCCTCTGAGAGGTTTGCCCTTTATCCGAACTAGAGAGAGAAGTTACAATTACCTACCCGTGTAGAGAAAAGTGTTGGTGTGTCCTCCAATCACAACATCTACTCCTCTCACTCGCTTGGCAATCTTTTTATCCATGTCAAACCCAGAGTGACCGACGGCAATGATTTTATTGACCCCCAGGGTTAGAAGTTTATCCACTTGCAGCTGCAGAGCCTCCACCTCATCCTCAAACTTCAGGTGTGGACCTTAAAAGATTAAAGACACAAGGGTTCAAGGCTCAACGTTCTCAACTGTAGTTAAGCAGTGTCAGGTTAGGGTCATGTCGAAATGTATCTCAAGGGTGTTAAGCTTAGTTTATGCTGACAGATGTTCAACTAACAACCAGTTTAAGGATGTACGAAAAGTGATGTTTACCTGGTAAGGATAACTGTGGGGTTTCTGCTGTGGTGTAACCCACAACGCCCACCTTCTCAGAGTCCACAGTAAACACCTTGTAGGGTTGGTAGTAGCCACTAATGGCTGGGGCCAGGACTTGGTCTGCCTTGATATTGGCACTGAGCACAGTGAAGTTTACCTTCTGCAGAAAGGGTTCGACGAGACCCTCCACTCCGTTGTCAAACTCATGGTTCCCAAATGCCTATGTAGGACCAGGAAAGAAACGGGAATTTTCCATTCAAAAAGATTTTTTCTGTACTTATAGAAGTTAACTGGCTCTACTCTGCGTCATTCTCCTTTGTTTAATCTTGTAATGACTTTGGTGTAAGGTGTGTACTACTACGCAATTTCAAAATGCAACATGCCGTAGCCCACCATGGCATTATATCCGAGCTTGTTCATGAAATACGCCGCCTCTTCGCCCTTGTAATAGTTGAACCATACGGTCCCCTGATACTGATCTCCCGCGTCCAAAAGCAGCACGTTCCGTTCCAGATTCCGAATTTCTTCTATTTTAGTGTACCTCCTGGCAACTCCTGCAAAGCAAGGACCCTTGGGGCCACATTTTCCCGAGTCCCGGCTGGTCTCCTCAATACGTGCGTGACAATCATTGGTGTGAAGCAATGTAATCTCAAAAGTTAAAACACTCTCAATAAATATGAGCAAAAAGAGTGAAGCCCACTGCGCGCACCGACACAGGGAGGTACGTACGCACATCTTAGTGTGCGTAAAAGCGCAGCAGACTGGGAACTCTTAAACGAGCAAAGTGTGTAGGCGTGATTCAAGGAGAACAGATTCGCATCCGTTCAGGTCCAAATTATTCTAATCCTAATTGTTATTATGTGACATTATAAACGTCATCCCGCAAAATCGTTGACTTCCCTTGTTTTCACTTGCTTTAATcacattttatgtattttttggtTTGTTGCTAAAACAAATTCACTAAGAGACCAAATTATGTCTAGTGAAAAACATAGTTTATGTTGATTATAACGTATGGAGATAACCCACGCAAACTGTGTACAAAACACGAATTATCTGTACTGTGAGAGAATAAAACGGAGGTCGCCGCCACCTACATAGGAAGGCATAAAACTTCGTTCCGAAACCATGGCTGTATCTAACCATGGCCTACTTGGTTACAGTCAACATTCAGTCACGCCCCTTAGTGGACAGAAGACGTAGTTACTTGTGTATtatacaatcgctatgacaatcCGTTCAATACTTGagacaagtttcctaaactcttgacacagtttGCACAACTTCCGTCTGTGTTGGCtctacaattaacacatttcttgttgctttgacacaaaatgaatAGATTAAACACACTTttaaaatgcttgaacttcttttacacacaagctcaactaAGACCAAAACTAtcgatttttactgcccaatttaccaatgctttcacactgtatgtcaaaacagataacatcatgttcaaaacctaacttattggctaaagtcaaagtgaacagctgtgcATATTGTGaactgaaacacaaatatatcccctgtatttcattccattgctactgagaaacagctgagtTATGCAAAAACTGTAAATcccagctgattcccaactaggaaatatcaggtgttgaggttctttcaatcacatgaccatatggtatatAAAGAGGACCActttgggctgatcttgtgtggaaaaacaaCACTATAGAGCAACACAAAGAAAGTACGAATAATGCctgcacaagggagaggaagacaagtaccaggacaagggagaggagtgggacaagggcaagggagaaggagaggagttagaatgtgtggtggcgctaaAACAAGGGCCAGAGCTACGGTCACTgatgaaaaactgtaaatggtGTCAGAGCGGAAAACTGGAGGACGGTCCCCAGTGAATTACAGTAAGACTGCCTTTAAATCTGTCGTGTCTGTCCTTATGTGAACCAGGCTAATCTGTGAGGGATCCTTGAGAGAAGGATTGACGTTAGGAAAACAGTAGTATAATCCATCCAAAATGCAAAGTTAGGGGACACATGCTCTTACCATGAACTTTGCTCCAGCCGTTGGAGGCCTGTTATAACAGGCGTATTacttgatttacatttattcattgagCAGATGCTTTTCtc
This genomic window contains:
- the LOC124488437 gene encoding snake venom 5'-nucleotidase-like; this encodes MCVRTSLCRCAQWASLFLLIFIESVLTFEITLLHTNDCHARIEETSRDSGKCGPKGPCFAGVARRYTKIEEIRNLERNVLLLDAGDQYQGTVWFNYYKGEEAAYFMNKLGYNAMAFGNHEFDNGVEGLVEPFLQKVNFTVLSANIKADQVLAPAISGYYQPYKVFTVDSEKVGVVGYTTAETPQLSLPGPHLKFEDEVEALQLQVDKLLTLGVNKIIAVGHSGFDMDKKIAKRVRGVDVVIGGHTNTFLYTGNAPSSEVPAGPYPFMVRSEDGRNVPVVQAFAFGKYLGYLKVTFDPKGNVLKAAGNPILLDSNIAQDAGILAEVEEWKKNLAQFSSEFVGKTLVYLNGTFEECRFRECNLGNLICDAMINHNIKYSDEVQWNHVGLCILNSGAIRNSIDERYKNGTITMEEVLSVLPFGITFDLVQLKGSTLKKAFEHSVRRYGSNSGEFLQVSGIHVEFDLSRPSGDRVKSLSLRCTQCRVPTYEPLDLNRDYKLVMPSYIVDGGDGFSMIKEEKLKHDTGDMDISVFSKYLSEMKRVYPTVEGRIRVQNSVLSATANHCLVLVLLGLLSSIF